One segment of Kiritimatiellia bacterium DNA contains the following:
- a CDS encoding phenylacetate--CoA ligase family protein — protein MITDFNLRTFFHPWRIARHRRFLARAERFTPERLRAWQDERLRALVRYAYEQVPYYRDLFDREGLKPGDIRGAPDLVRIPPLTKELVRERAADLRSREFARLGPVPVRTSGSTGTPLTFYADRGLAAAKFATFWRVWNWAGYRLGQRWALIAGPVFDDGVLFRRVRAMNALYVSSFNLTAQTARQILDELLRFRPVFLRGYPSALYEFSRFIDDPAALRRIGIRSISTNSENLLPYQREQIETSFGCRVFDVYSQWEQVCVIAQCGRGAYHHQAEYGLLELLDAEGRPVAPGETGELTGTSLFHRAMPLIRYRTRDLARIGPTPCPCGRAHTVVEAIDGRLEDVVVTPDGRRVGRLDAAFKFNRGFDFAQVVQDAPDGLVVRLVRNPSFRPEIVAEVERHLRDRVGPALKIRFEFPDRIAPDANGKIRFVVNKQLHSRASEQ, from the coding sequence ATGATCACCGACTTCAACCTCCGAACCTTTTTTCACCCCTGGCGCATCGCGCGACACCGCCGGTTCCTGGCCCGGGCCGAGCGTTTCACCCCGGAGCGGCTCCGGGCCTGGCAGGACGAACGCCTGCGCGCGCTCGTCCGCTACGCGTACGAGCAGGTGCCGTACTACCGCGATCTCTTCGACCGCGAGGGGCTCAAGCCCGGCGACATCCGCGGCGCGCCGGACCTCGTGCGAATCCCGCCGCTGACCAAGGAGCTCGTCCGCGAGCGCGCCGCCGACCTGCGCTCGCGTGAATTCGCGCGGCTCGGCCCCGTCCCCGTCCGGACCAGCGGCTCGACGGGCACCCCCCTGACCTTCTACGCCGACCGCGGCCTGGCGGCCGCCAAGTTCGCGACTTTCTGGCGGGTCTGGAACTGGGCCGGCTACCGGCTCGGGCAGCGCTGGGCCCTGATCGCGGGCCCGGTGTTCGACGACGGCGTCCTCTTCCGGCGGGTGCGCGCGATGAACGCACTGTACGTCTCCTCCTTCAACCTCACCGCCCAAACGGCGCGGCAAATCCTGGACGAACTGCTCCGCTTCCGGCCGGTCTTCCTGCGGGGCTATCCCTCGGCCCTCTATGAATTCAGCCGGTTCATCGACGACCCCGCCGCGCTCCGGCGGATCGGGATTCGCTCGATCTCGACGAACTCCGAAAACCTCCTGCCGTACCAGCGGGAGCAGATCGAAACCTCCTTCGGGTGCCGGGTGTTCGACGTGTACAGCCAGTGGGAACAGGTCTGCGTCATCGCGCAGTGCGGGCGCGGGGCCTACCACCACCAGGCGGAGTACGGCCTCCTGGAATTGCTCGACGCGGAGGGGCGGCCCGTCGCGCCCGGCGAAACCGGCGAGCTCACGGGCACGTCGCTCTTCCACCGCGCCATGCCGCTGATCCGCTACCGCACCCGCGACCTGGCCCGGATCGGCCCGACGCCCTGCCCCTGCGGCCGCGCGCACACGGTCGTGGAAGCCATCGACGGCCGCCTGGAGGACGTCGTGGTCACGCCCGACGGGCGCCGCGTGGGCCGGCTGGACGCCGCCTTCAAATTCAACCGGGGTTTCGATTTCGCCCAGGTCGTCCAGGACGCGCCGGACGGCCTTGTCGTGCGCCTCGTGCGCAACCCTTCCTTCCGGCCTGAAATCGTGGCCGAGGTGGAACGGCACCTGCGCGACCGCGTGGGCCCGGCGCTGAAAATCCGTTTCGAGTTCCCGGACCGGATTGCCCCGGACGCCAACGGGAAGATCCGGTTCGTGGTCAACAAACAGCTTCACTCTCGCGCTTCGGAACAGTAA
- a CDS encoding KamA family radical SAM protein: MPADLAAFRRRFFPGAAARDWNDWRWQARHASRTAADLERLFPLAPEEAAALDGRPLRLPVAVTPYYASLLHPASPLRRVVVPTMAETRRGAGEYEDPLGEEKHRPVPCLVHTYPDRALFLVTGACPAYCRYCTRARLAGDGAGLSSRANWRRALAYLRAHQEIRDVVISGGEPLLLSDEKLKWLLWELRHIPHLELLRISTRVPAVLPQRVTPALARLLGKCQPLWVSVHFAHPDELTPEAKRACARLADAGVPMGSQTVLLRGINDSPDTIRRLMRGLLRMRVKPYYLHQCDAVVGASAFRASVADGLEILRGLHGHTSGYAAPMFMIDAPGGGGKVPVSPDYILGRKGRDLLLRNHAGRTYRYRLAAGDSFAAGQRLQQRRQPVRD, from the coding sequence ATGCCCGCCGACCTCGCAGCCTTCCGCCGCCGTTTCTTTCCCGGCGCTGCCGCCCGCGACTGGAACGATTGGCGCTGGCAGGCGCGGCACGCCTCCCGGACGGCGGCGGACCTGGAGCGCCTGTTTCCCCTGGCGCCGGAGGAGGCCGCGGCCCTCGATGGCCGGCCGCTCCGGCTTCCCGTCGCGGTCACTCCCTACTATGCGTCGCTGCTGCACCCGGCGTCGCCGCTGCGCCGGGTCGTGGTGCCGACGATGGCCGAGACCCGGCGCGGGGCGGGGGAGTACGAGGACCCGCTGGGCGAGGAGAAGCATCGTCCCGTCCCCTGCCTGGTGCACACGTATCCGGACCGCGCGCTGTTCCTGGTCACGGGGGCCTGCCCGGCCTACTGCCGCTACTGCACGCGCGCGCGCCTCGCGGGCGACGGGGCGGGGCTCTCCTCCCGCGCCAACTGGCGCCGCGCGCTGGCCTATCTCCGCGCGCACCAGGAAATCCGCGACGTGGTGATCTCGGGCGGCGAGCCGCTGCTGCTTTCGGACGAGAAACTGAAATGGCTGCTCTGGGAACTCCGGCACATCCCGCACCTCGAGCTCCTTCGCATCAGCACCCGTGTGCCCGCGGTCCTGCCGCAACGCGTGACGCCGGCCCTGGCGCGACTGCTGGGAAAATGCCAGCCGCTCTGGGTCAGCGTGCACTTCGCGCACCCGGACGAACTGACGCCGGAGGCGAAGCGCGCCTGCGCCCGCCTCGCGGACGCCGGTGTGCCCATGGGCAGCCAGACGGTCCTGCTGCGCGGGATCAACGACTCGCCCGACACGATCCGCCGCCTCATGCGCGGCCTGCTGCGGATGCGCGTGAAGCCCTACTACCTGCACCAGTGCGACGCGGTGGTCGGCGCGTCGGCGTTCCGGGCCTCCGTGGCGGACGGCCTGGAAATCCTGCGCGGCCTGCACGGGCACACCAGCGGCTACGCCGCGCCCATGTTCATGATCGACGCGCCCGGCGGCGGCGGGAAGGTGCCCGTCTCGCCGGACTATATCCTCGGGCGGAAAGGGCGGGATCTCCTGCTGCGGAACCACGCCGGCCGGACGTACCGCTATCGCCTCGCGGCGGGCGACTCATTTGCCGCCGGCCAGCGGCTCCAGCAGCGGCGCCAGCCGGTCCGCGACTAG
- a CDS encoding CapA family protein, with protein sequence MKTGEVQRPRVCCLGDTVPIGRAEAEIRRLGGPAAAGRLWNPAGPADVIFLNLEAAVCRASVPRADKRYNLRADPAVLEAFDPRVIAGLANNHVMDFGEAGLAETLEQLDARGLRHVGAGRNLDEARRPALVDVRGLPLAFLAAADPRFSPATDRSPGTFPAIPELLAESIAEACREGRTVIVAVHAGMEFSSVPFPATVRLADRCLDAGARLVVFHHAHCPSGIRQDERGLVLFGTGKHVFSAGDFAGGRRLKARLLRPARRSAAWLVTLPRPSCELHPFVIGEDGLPGEPTEDEARAIRDEVARNSRRLARPLALSAARLQTFLRPAFLGLNAEAYRDMLRRHGLRRMWAALREGVRAQGAGERVLPVLRRLLFWLLPILILAFIFRRIDWPMFRVNFSRAAPGLVLLGLLYYPLVILVGALRWRLLLNQFDRARVGFGFALKHYWIGLALGLFGPASIGWDAYRLVAAGRRLGRYAPGAAAIATEKLLALVTCAGLVVGLYPLVPIETGPAARAVLTTACALLGAAGLLFLVLVLARRRLDRLVGALAARLLRRAPGAEPASLIEPVTSWRLLRGTLALSLANLLIAALGNQIFFRAVGWPIPFLANLFVLPVLMFVFLLPISFGSLGIREGAYILLYGLFGVPPETALLVSFFNLAGLLFNTLIGGIVVAMHGTLRKTEARPA encoded by the coding sequence ATGAAGACCGGGGAGGTCCAACGGCCGAGGGTCTGCTGCCTGGGCGACACGGTCCCGATCGGCCGGGCGGAAGCGGAAATACGGCGGCTGGGCGGGCCGGCCGCGGCGGGCCGGCTCTGGAATCCGGCGGGCCCGGCCGATGTCATCTTCCTCAACCTCGAAGCGGCCGTCTGCCGCGCGTCCGTCCCCCGCGCCGACAAGCGCTACAACCTGCGGGCCGATCCGGCCGTGCTCGAGGCCTTCGATCCGCGCGTCATCGCCGGCCTGGCGAACAACCATGTCATGGATTTTGGCGAGGCCGGATTGGCCGAAACCCTAGAGCAGTTGGATGCCCGCGGCCTTCGCCACGTCGGGGCGGGCCGCAACCTGGACGAGGCCCGGCGGCCGGCCCTCGTCGACGTCCGCGGCCTGCCCCTGGCGTTCCTGGCGGCCGCCGACCCGCGCTTTAGCCCGGCGACCGACCGGTCGCCCGGCACGTTCCCCGCGATCCCGGAACTCCTGGCCGAGTCCATCGCGGAGGCCTGCAGGGAAGGCCGGACCGTGATCGTGGCCGTTCACGCGGGCATGGAATTCTCATCCGTTCCTTTCCCCGCGACGGTCCGCCTGGCCGACCGCTGCCTGGACGCCGGGGCGCGGCTCGTTGTCTTTCATCACGCGCATTGTCCGAGCGGGATACGGCAGGACGAACGCGGCCTGGTCCTGTTCGGCACCGGGAAGCACGTCTTTTCCGCGGGCGATTTCGCCGGCGGCCGCCGCCTGAAGGCCCGGCTCCTGCGTCCCGCGCGGCGCAGCGCCGCGTGGCTCGTGACCCTGCCCCGCCCGTCCTGCGAGTTGCACCCCTTCGTCATCGGGGAGGACGGTTTGCCCGGCGAGCCGACGGAGGACGAGGCGCGTGCGATCCGGGACGAGGTCGCGCGGAATTCCCGCCGCCTGGCCCGCCCGCTCGCCCTCTCGGCCGCGCGGCTCCAGACGTTCCTGCGGCCCGCCTTTCTCGGGCTCAACGCGGAGGCCTACCGGGACATGCTCCGCCGGCACGGCCTCCGGCGCATGTGGGCCGCCCTGCGGGAAGGAGTGCGGGCGCAAGGCGCCGGTGAGCGCGTTCTCCCGGTCCTGCGCCGGCTTCTCTTCTGGCTCTTGCCGATCCTGATCCTGGCCTTCATCTTCCGCCGGATCGATTGGCCCATGTTCCGCGTGAATTTCTCGCGGGCGGCGCCCGGCCTGGTGCTGCTCGGCCTGCTGTACTACCCGCTGGTGATCCTGGTCGGCGCGCTGCGCTGGCGGCTGCTCCTGAACCAGTTCGACCGGGCGCGGGTCGGATTCGGATTCGCGCTGAAGCACTACTGGATCGGTCTGGCGCTCGGCCTGTTCGGCCCGGCCTCCATCGGGTGGGACGCGTACCGGCTGGTCGCGGCCGGGCGCCGCCTCGGTCGCTACGCGCCGGGCGCCGCCGCGATCGCCACGGAAAAACTCCTCGCGCTGGTCACGTGCGCGGGCCTGGTTGTCGGGCTGTACCCGCTGGTGCCCATCGAAACGGGGCCCGCGGCCCGGGCGGTACTGACGACCGCCTGCGCGCTGCTCGGGGCGGCCGGCCTGCTGTTCCTGGTCCTCGTCCTGGCCCGGCGCCGCCTCGACCGCCTCGTCGGCGCGCTGGCCGCCCGGCTGCTGCGGCGCGCGCCCGGCGCGGAACCCGCCTCGCTGATCGAGCCCGTGACCTCGTGGCGCCTGCTGCGGGGCACGCTGGCCCTGTCGCTGGCCAACCTGCTCATCGCGGCGCTGGGCAACCAGATCTTCTTCCGCGCCGTCGGCTGGCCGATCCCGTTTCTCGCCAACCTGTTCGTGCTGCCGGTGTTGATGTTCGTCTTCCTGCTGCCGATCTCGTTCGGGAGCCTGGGCATCCGCGAGGGCGCGTACATCCTGCTCTACGGCCTGTTCGGCGTGCCGCCGGAGACCGCGCTGCTGGTGAGTTTCTTCAACCTCGCGGGCCTGCTTTTCAACACGCTGATCGGCGGTATAGTAGTGGCCATGCACGGCACCCTGCGAAAAACGGAGGCCCGGCCTGCCTGA
- the lhgO gene encoding L-2-hydroxyglutarate oxidase has translation MPRWHNRQENTVQESKTFDVAIVGGGIVGVATAMALLEKPGRSVAVLEAEPKLAAHQTGNNSGVIHSGLYYKPGSLKALNCTTGREAMYRFCAERGIAHERCGKIVVATSEEEIPALNRLEERGRANGLDGIRRLTPEGIREQEPHVTGVAGLLVPTTGIVDYTQVTETFARIVREGGGEIRTSARVTGVRRETGGLALETAQGVVKARHLVNCAGLQSDRVARLCGVNPGVKIVPFRGEYYELAPDKHHLVRHLVYPVPDPQFPFLGVHFTRMIKGGVEAGPNAVLAFKREGYTKTSFSLRDSFETFTYPGALKLFAKHWRMGLGEFYRSFSKKAFVRALQKLMPEIGMDDLTPGGAGVRAQAVGPDGAPIDDFKIVEAERMVHVLNAPSPAATASISIGRSIAAMAEKNFQLG, from the coding sequence ATGCCCCGGTGGCACAACCGGCAGGAGAATACCGTGCAGGAATCGAAAACCTTTGACGTGGCGATCGTCGGCGGCGGCATCGTGGGCGTGGCGACGGCCATGGCCCTGCTCGAAAAACCCGGGCGCTCGGTCGCGGTCCTCGAGGCGGAACCGAAACTCGCCGCGCACCAGACCGGCAACAACAGCGGGGTGATCCATTCGGGCCTCTACTACAAGCCCGGCTCGCTCAAGGCGCTGAACTGCACCACGGGCCGCGAGGCGATGTACCGCTTCTGCGCCGAGCGCGGCATCGCCCACGAGCGCTGCGGCAAGATCGTCGTGGCCACCTCGGAGGAGGAGATCCCGGCGCTCAACCGCCTGGAGGAGCGCGGCCGGGCGAACGGCCTGGACGGTATCCGCCGGCTCACCCCGGAGGGCATCCGCGAGCAAGAACCCCACGTCACCGGCGTCGCCGGGCTGCTGGTCCCGACGACGGGCATCGTGGATTACACGCAGGTCACCGAGACGTTTGCCCGGATCGTCCGCGAGGGCGGGGGCGAGATCCGCACGTCGGCGCGCGTGACCGGCGTCCGGCGCGAAACCGGCGGCCTGGCGCTGGAGACCGCGCAGGGCGTGGTGAAGGCCCGGCACCTCGTCAACTGCGCCGGCCTGCAGTCGGACCGCGTGGCCCGGCTCTGCGGCGTGAATCCCGGCGTGAAAATCGTCCCGTTCCGCGGCGAGTACTACGAGCTCGCGCCGGACAAGCACCACCTCGTCCGCCACCTGGTCTATCCCGTGCCCGATCCGCAGTTTCCGTTCCTCGGCGTCCACTTCACCCGCATGATCAAGGGCGGCGTGGAGGCGGGCCCGAACGCCGTGCTGGCGTTCAAGCGCGAGGGCTACACGAAGACCAGCTTCTCCCTGCGCGACTCGTTCGAGACCTTCACCTATCCCGGCGCGCTCAAGCTGTTCGCCAAGCACTGGCGCATGGGCCTCGGGGAGTTCTACCGCTCGTTCAGCAAGAAGGCCTTCGTCCGCGCGCTCCAGAAGCTCATGCCCGAGATCGGCATGGACGACCTCACGCCCGGCGGCGCCGGCGTCCGCGCGCAGGCCGTCGGGCCGGACGGCGCGCCGATCGACGACTTCAAGATCGTCGAGGCCGAGCGCATGGTCCACGTCCTCAACGCCCCGTCGCCCGCCGCGACCGCCTCGATCAGCATCGGCCGCTCCATCGCGGCCATGGCGGAGAAGAATTTCCAGTTGGGCTGA
- a CDS encoding ATP-grasp domain-containing protein, whose product MGLHTLVASRPGPYPGFALADRVFHVDTTDAEAVLNVARSEKIAGICTTGTDVALAALGRVADALGLPGPSAAATAIATNKLLMRRAGRQAGVRMPDFRAVRTAAEARTAARELGYPVMFKAVDSSGSRGIVKVGGLDDVERAVAKVRAVTRHDDFLVEQFIEGTDCGAEAFVQHGRVVFLLPTGCTVFEGDAHVPVGHHLPHPEGLARLDDIRDQVERCVRAAGLDHCAMNFDFMLNGDGVHVIEFGARAGGTCLPELAGLHCGFNYYEQILRAALGLDTAFGAPAGPACAAALLLADRDGTLREMSNGHAPDPRTVDVAFDYRPGDRVRRFRVGPDRIGHLIVKGERLDEARADLERKRRGIRIVIE is encoded by the coding sequence ATGGGCCTGCACACCCTGGTCGCCAGCCGGCCCGGCCCCTATCCCGGCTTCGCGCTGGCCGACCGGGTCTTTCACGTGGACACGACCGACGCGGAAGCCGTGCTCAACGTCGCGCGGTCGGAAAAGATCGCGGGCATCTGCACCACGGGGACCGACGTCGCGCTCGCGGCGCTGGGCCGCGTCGCGGACGCGCTGGGTCTGCCCGGCCCTTCCGCGGCGGCGACGGCGATCGCCACGAACAAACTGCTCATGCGGCGGGCGGGCCGGCAGGCCGGCGTCCGGATGCCGGACTTCCGCGCCGTGCGGACGGCCGCGGAGGCGCGGACCGCCGCCCGGGAACTGGGCTACCCGGTCATGTTCAAGGCCGTGGACAGCTCGGGCAGCCGGGGTATCGTGAAGGTCGGCGGCCTCGACGACGTGGAGCGCGCCGTCGCCAAGGTCCGCGCCGTGACCCGGCACGACGACTTTCTCGTCGAGCAGTTCATCGAGGGGACGGACTGCGGCGCGGAGGCGTTCGTCCAGCACGGGCGCGTGGTCTTTCTCCTGCCGACCGGCTGCACGGTGTTCGAGGGCGACGCCCACGTCCCCGTCGGGCACCACCTGCCGCACCCCGAGGGCCTGGCCCGGCTCGACGATATCCGCGACCAGGTCGAGCGCTGCGTGCGCGCGGCCGGCCTGGATCACTGCGCCATGAACTTCGATTTCATGCTCAACGGGGACGGCGTCCACGTGATCGAGTTCGGCGCGCGCGCCGGCGGAACCTGCCTGCCGGAGCTGGCCGGTCTGCACTGCGGCTTCAACTACTACGAGCAGATACTGCGCGCCGCCCTCGGCCTGGACACGGCGTTCGGCGCGCCCGCGGGCCCGGCCTGCGCCGCCGCCCTGCTCCTCGCGGACCGCGACGGCACGCTGCGCGAAATGAGCAACGGCCACGCGCCGGACCCCCGCACTGTGGACGTCGCCTTCGACTACCGGCCGGGCGACCGCGTGCGCCGCTTCCGGGTCGGGCCGGACCGCATCGGGCACCTGATCGTGAAGGGCGAGCGCCTCGACGAGGCGCGGGCCGACCTGGAACGCAAGCGTCGGGGCATCCGGATCGTCATCGAATGA
- the secA gene encoding preprotein translocase subunit SecA, giving the protein MLNWILKKILGTKNERDVKLLRPLVARVNELEVEYQALPEEALKAKTLEFKHRLAQGQTVDDLMCEAFAVVKNACRRMVGRTIQVCGHPLVWDMVPFDVQILGGIVLHQGKIAEMATGEGKTLVATMPAYLNALTGENVNIVTVNDYLARRDSEWMGAVYQYLGLTVGCIQNSMDPEERRIQYGRDITYGTNSEFGFDYLRDKGMAYRPEEQVQRGYFYAIIDEVDSILIDEARTPLIISGPAPYSTTQYHELKPHVERLVRRQRDLCTRLITEAKTLIDRQEDEEAQRKLYQVHQGMPKNKQLQHLLEEPHPRRLLEKINSAFLTDMRKDEARALREELYFTIDEKGNDASLTEKGCEALSPNDPEMYVVPDLISALSALDGDTALSDEEKFKKRQDIQNLFADRSERIHAVDQLIRAYTVYEKDVQYVVQDNQVIIVDEFTGRLMAGRRWSDGLHQAVEAKEGVTIERETQTLATITIQNYFRMYKKLAGMTGTAETEADEFHQIYKLDVIVIPTNRPVRRVDNNDLIYKTQREKFNAIIAEIEECHKQGQPVLVGTISVETSELISRMLRRTGIPHNVLNAKNHQREAEIVALAGQKGAVTIATNMAGRGTDIKLGEGVVWLDREIVKSARPLDEKVDGQKLRQLLLEKPCGLHVIGSERHESRRIDRQLRGRCARQGDPGSSRFYVSLEDDLMRLFGSDRISRIMERLGIQEGEVLEHPWLNRSIETAQRRVEQHNFSIRKRTLEYDDVMNKQREIIYGFRSDVVADPEPRKHLFNVVEDVVQARAEDLFAEDGEKARHEFIGWVNSTFPVGLKFDELAGVDGAEALTLKVSERVRKAYEVKARLENQDSLTGMERFIIVQAVDTHWQEYLRNMDTLRQGVGLRAYGQRDPLVEYKHEAYSMFSDLMDRIKADIAARMFRSATSAEAFRSFAATLSQVYVHDEVSTLGAHRAPARAPAGAAAAPPGAEAAMQAALTAKGETFKRDEAKVGRNDPCPCGSGKKYKKCHGVGK; this is encoded by the coding sequence ATGCTGAACTGGATTCTTAAAAAAATACTGGGCACGAAGAACGAGCGCGACGTGAAGCTGCTGCGCCCGCTGGTCGCCCGCGTCAACGAACTGGAAGTCGAGTACCAGGCGCTGCCCGAGGAGGCCCTGAAGGCCAAGACCCTCGAGTTCAAGCACCGCCTCGCCCAGGGGCAGACGGTGGACGACCTGATGTGCGAGGCGTTCGCCGTCGTCAAGAACGCCTGCCGCCGCATGGTTGGCCGGACCATCCAGGTCTGCGGCCACCCGCTTGTCTGGGACATGGTGCCCTTCGACGTCCAGATCCTCGGCGGCATCGTCCTGCACCAGGGCAAGATCGCCGAGATGGCCACCGGCGAGGGCAAGACCCTCGTCGCCACCATGCCCGCCTACCTCAACGCGCTCACCGGCGAGAACGTCAACATCGTGACGGTCAACGACTACCTCGCCCGCCGCGACTCGGAATGGATGGGCGCGGTCTACCAGTACCTCGGCCTGACGGTCGGCTGCATCCAGAATTCGATGGACCCCGAGGAGCGCCGCATCCAGTACGGCCGCGACATCACCTACGGCACCAACAGCGAGTTCGGCTTCGACTACCTGCGCGACAAGGGCATGGCCTACCGCCCCGAGGAACAGGTCCAGCGCGGCTACTTCTACGCGATCATCGACGAGGTGGACTCCATCCTGATCGACGAGGCCCGCACGCCGCTGATCATCTCCGGCCCCGCGCCGTACTCGACCACGCAGTACCACGAGCTCAAGCCGCACGTGGAGCGCCTCGTCCGCCGCCAGCGCGACCTCTGCACCCGCCTCATCACGGAGGCGAAGACGCTGATCGACCGGCAGGAGGACGAAGAGGCCCAGCGCAAGCTCTACCAGGTCCACCAGGGCATGCCGAAGAACAAGCAACTCCAGCACCTCCTCGAGGAGCCGCACCCGCGCCGCCTGCTGGAGAAGATCAACTCGGCCTTCCTGACGGACATGCGCAAGGACGAGGCCCGCGCCCTGCGCGAGGAGCTCTACTTCACCATCGACGAGAAGGGCAACGACGCCAGCCTCACGGAGAAGGGCTGCGAGGCCTTGAGCCCCAACGACCCCGAGATGTACGTCGTGCCCGATCTCATCTCGGCCCTCTCCGCCCTCGACGGCGACACGGCGCTTTCCGACGAGGAGAAGTTCAAGAAGCGGCAGGATATCCAGAACCTCTTCGCCGACCGCAGCGAGCGCATCCATGCCGTCGACCAGCTCATCCGCGCCTACACGGTCTACGAGAAGGACGTCCAGTACGTCGTCCAGGACAACCAGGTCATCATCGTCGACGAGTTCACCGGCCGCCTGATGGCCGGCCGCCGCTGGAGCGACGGCCTCCACCAGGCCGTCGAGGCCAAGGAGGGCGTGACCATCGAGCGCGAGACGCAGACCCTCGCGACGATCACGATCCAGAACTACTTCCGCATGTACAAGAAACTCGCCGGCATGACCGGCACGGCGGAGACCGAGGCCGACGAGTTCCACCAGATCTACAAGCTCGACGTCATTGTTATCCCGACCAACCGCCCCGTCCGGCGCGTGGACAACAACGACCTCATCTACAAGACCCAGCGCGAGAAGTTCAACGCCATCATCGCCGAGATCGAGGAGTGCCACAAGCAGGGCCAGCCCGTGCTGGTGGGCACCATCTCCGTGGAAACCTCGGAGCTGATCAGCCGCATGCTCCGGCGCACCGGCATCCCTCACAACGTGCTCAACGCCAAGAACCACCAGCGCGAGGCCGAGATCGTCGCGCTCGCCGGCCAGAAGGGCGCCGTGACCATCGCCACCAACATGGCCGGCCGCGGCACGGACATCAAGCTGGGCGAGGGCGTGGTCTGGCTCGACCGCGAGATCGTCAAGTCCGCCCGCCCGCTGGACGAGAAGGTGGATGGCCAGAAGCTGCGCCAACTGCTGCTGGAGAAACCCTGCGGCCTCCACGTCATCGGCTCCGAGCGCCACGAGTCCCGCCGCATCGACCGCCAGTTGCGCGGCCGCTGCGCCCGGCAGGGCGATCCCGGCTCCTCGCGCTTCTACGTCTCGCTCGAGGACGACCTCATGCGCCTGTTCGGGTCCGACCGCATCTCGCGCATCATGGAGCGGCTCGGCATCCAGGAGGGCGAGGTCCTCGAGCACCCCTGGCTCAACCGCTCCATCGAGACCGCCCAGCGCCGCGTCGAGCAGCACAACTTCTCCATCCGCAAGCGCACGCTCGAATACGACGACGTGATGAACAAGCAGCGCGAGATCATCTACGGCTTCCGCAGCGACGTCGTCGCCGATCCCGAGCCGCGCAAGCACCTCTTCAACGTCGTCGAGGATGTCGTCCAGGCCCGCGCGGAAGACCTCTTCGCGGAGGACGGCGAAAAGGCCCGGCACGAGTTCATCGGCTGGGTCAACAGCACCTTCCCGGTCGGCCTGAAGTTCGACGAGCTTGCCGGCGTCGACGGGGCCGAGGCCTTGACCCTCAAGGTATCGGAGCGCGTGCGCAAGGCCTACGAGGTCAAGGCGCGCCTGGAGAACCAGGATTCCCTGACCGGCATGGAGCGGTTCATCATCGTCCAGGCCGTGGACACCCACTGGCAGGAATACCTGCGCAACATGGACACCCTGCGCCAGGGCGTCGGCCTGCGGGCCTACGGGCAGCGCGACCCGCTCGTCGAGTACAAGCACGAGGCCTACTCCATGTTCTCCGACCTGATGGACCGCATCAAGGCGGACATCGCCGCGCGCATGTTCCGCTCCGCCACCTCGGCCGAGGCCTTCCGCAGCTTCGCCGCGACGCTGTCCCAGGTCTACGTCCACGACGAGGTCTCCACGCTGGGCGCGCACCGCGCGCCCGCGCGCGCCCCGGCCGGCGCGGCCGCCGCGCCGCCCGGCGCCGAGGCCGCCATGCAGGCGGCCCTCACCGCCAAGGGCGAGACCTTCAAGCGCGACGAGGCCAAGGTCGGCCGCAACGATCCCTGCCCCTGCGGCAGCGGCAAGAAATACAAGAAGTGCCACGGCGTCGGGAAGTAG
- a CDS encoding glycosyltransferase family 2 protein, whose product MSENGKLLSVVIPVYHSADCLPELVRQLTATLDGLARPYEIILVDDASPDDTWPVLERLAREYPRVAAVSLMLNYGQHRATLFGLSLARGDIVVTMDDDLQQPPDQIPLLIEALAAHPEMDAAIGCFQEKHHRWYRNAGSALIRFLNRRAFKLPRGLCSSSFRALRRPVVDSLIRWRTRNPALAALIYQTTRRIINVPVRHEPRFAGRTNYSLYKQLRMALDYVCNVGMLPLHAMAAAGFGFCLFSVAYVIRTVYRYYAQNINVEGWTSLMVMVSLSAGLILLALGVIGEYLVRILREVQGSPRCQERRRAGWLAPPPKDDTGGGI is encoded by the coding sequence ATGAGCGAAAACGGCAAACTGCTTTCCGTGGTGATTCCCGTCTACCACTCGGCGGACTGCCTGCCCGAACTGGTCCGGCAGTTGACGGCGACCTTGGACGGCCTGGCGCGGCCTTACGAGATTATCCTCGTGGACGACGCCTCGCCGGACGACACATGGCCGGTCCTGGAGCGGCTGGCCCGGGAGTATCCGCGGGTGGCGGCCGTCAGCCTGATGCTCAACTACGGCCAGCACCGGGCGACCCTGTTCGGCTTGTCCCTCGCGCGAGGCGACATCGTGGTGACGATGGACGACGACCTGCAGCAGCCGCCGGACCAGATCCCGTTGCTGATCGAGGCGCTGGCGGCGCACCCGGAGATGGACGCCGCGATCGGGTGCTTCCAGGAGAAGCACCACCGCTGGTACCGGAACGCGGGCTCCGCGCTGATCCGGTTCCTGAACCGGCGCGCGTTCAAGCTCCCGCGCGGCCTGTGTTCCTCCAGCTTCCGCGCGCTGCGCCGCCCGGTGGTGGATTCGCTGATCCGGTGGCGGACGCGCAACCCGGCCCTGGCCGCCCTGATCTACCAGACCACGCGCCGGATCATCAATGTGCCGGTGCGGCACGAGCCTCGGTTCGCCGGCCGGACGAACTACTCGTTGTACAAGCAGTTGCGCATGGCCCTCGACTATGTCTGCAACGTCGGCATGCTGCCGCTGCACGCCATGGCGGCCGCCGGGTTCGGGTTCTGCCTTTTCAGCGTGGCGTACGTGATCCGCACGGTTTACCGGTACTACGCGCAGAACATCAACGTGGAGGGGTGGACCTCCCTGATGGTCATGGTCTCCCTCTCCGCCGGGCTCATCCTCCTGGCCCTCGGCGTCATCGGCGAGTACCTCGTGCGCATCCTGCGCGAGGTGCAGGGCTCGCCGCGCTGCCAGGAGCGACGCCGCGCGGGCTGGCTCGCGCCCCCGCCGAAGGACGACACGGGCGGCGGCATTTAG